In Enterobacter cloacae, the following are encoded in one genomic region:
- a CDS encoding dimethyl sulfoxide reductase subunit A, whose protein sequence is MKIKAPDALMAAEVTRRGLMKTTAIGGLAVASSAFTLPFTRLASAADALSPATAPEKVVWSACTVNCGSRCPLRMHVVDGEIKYVETDNTGDDNYDGLHQVRACLRGRSMRRRVYNPDRLKYPMKRVGQRGEGKFERISWDEAYDIIATNMQRLIKEYGNESIYLNYGTGTLGGTLTRSWPPGKTLVARLMNCCGGYLNHYGDYSSAQIAAGLNYTYGGWADGNSPSDIENSKLVVLFGNNPGETRMSGGGVTYYLEQARAKSNARMIIIDPRYTDTGAGREDEWIPIRPGTDAALVSALAWVMITENLVDQPFLDKYCVGYDEKTLPASAPANGHYKAYILGQGSDGVAKTPEWASTITGIPVERIVQLAREIGLAKPAFISQGWGPQRHANGEIATRAISMLSILTGNVGINGGNTGAREGSYDVPFERMPTLDNPVQTSISMFMWTDAIERGPEMTALRDGVRGKDKLDVPIKMIWNYAGNCLINQHSEINRTHEILQDDKKCEMIVVIDCHMTSSAKYADILLPDCTASEQMDFALDASCGNMSYVIFTDQAIKPRFECKTIYEMTSQLAKRLGVEQQFTEGRTQEGWMRHLHELSRKAIPDLPDFDTFRKQGMYKQRDPEGHHVAYKAFREDPHANPLMTPSGKIEIYSEALAKIASSWELPDGDVIDPLPIYTPGFENYNDPLTAKFPLQLTGFHYKARVHSTYGNVDVLKAACRQEMWINPIDAKARGISNGDRVRIFNGRGEVHIEARVTPRMMPGVVALGEGAWYNPDANRIDQAGSINVLTTQRPSPLAKGNPSHTNLVQVEKV, encoded by the coding sequence ATGAAAATCAAAGCGCCTGATGCGTTAATGGCTGCCGAGGTCACTCGCCGTGGGTTGATGAAAACCACGGCAATTGGCGGCCTGGCTGTTGCCAGCAGTGCCTTCACGCTCCCCTTTACCCGACTGGCATCAGCGGCGGATGCTCTGTCCCCGGCGACAGCCCCGGAAAAAGTGGTGTGGAGTGCCTGTACCGTAAACTGTGGTAGTCGTTGTCCATTGCGTATGCATGTGGTGGATGGTGAAATTAAGTATGTCGAAACCGACAATACTGGCGACGATAACTACGATGGATTACATCAGGTTCGTGCCTGCCTGCGTGGCCGCTCAATGCGCCGCCGCGTCTATAACCCGGATCGCCTGAAGTATCCGATGAAACGCGTCGGTCAGCGTGGGGAAGGGAAGTTCGAACGCATTAGCTGGGATGAAGCCTACGATATCATTGCCACCAACATGCAGCGTCTGATCAAAGAGTATGGCAACGAATCCATCTACCTGAACTATGGTACCGGGACTCTTGGCGGTACGCTGACGCGTTCCTGGCCACCGGGAAAAACGCTGGTAGCACGTCTGATGAACTGCTGCGGCGGTTATCTCAATCACTATGGTGACTACTCTTCTGCACAGATTGCCGCAGGTCTGAACTACACCTATGGTGGCTGGGCAGACGGTAACAGCCCTTCTGATATTGAGAACAGTAAGCTGGTGGTGCTGTTCGGTAATAACCCGGGTGAAACGCGCATGAGCGGCGGCGGGGTGACATACTACCTTGAGCAGGCTCGAGCGAAATCCAATGCACGTATGATTATTATCGATCCACGCTATACCGATACCGGTGCAGGGCGTGAAGATGAGTGGATCCCTATCCGTCCTGGTACCGATGCCGCATTAGTCAGCGCGCTGGCGTGGGTGATGATCACCGAAAACCTTGTCGATCAGCCATTCCTTGATAAATACTGCGTTGGTTATGACGAGAAAACCCTGCCCGCCAGCGCACCGGCTAACGGGCATTACAAAGCGTACATTCTCGGTCAGGGCAGTGACGGTGTGGCGAAAACCCCAGAGTGGGCCTCTACCATCACCGGTATTCCGGTCGAACGTATTGTTCAACTGGCGCGTGAAATTGGTTTAGCCAAACCGGCCTTTATCAGCCAGGGCTGGGGGCCGCAGCGTCACGCAAACGGTGAAATCGCGACCCGCGCCATTTCGATGCTCTCCATTCTGACCGGCAACGTTGGTATTAATGGCGGTAACACCGGTGCGCGCGAAGGCTCTTATGACGTGCCGTTTGAGCGTATGCCGACGCTGGATAACCCGGTTCAGACCAGCATCTCCATGTTTATGTGGACGGATGCAATTGAACGTGGCCCGGAAATGACCGCGTTGCGTGACGGTGTGCGGGGTAAAGACAAGCTGGATGTGCCGATCAAGATGATCTGGAACTATGCCGGTAACTGTCTTATCAACCAGCACTCTGAAATTAACCGTACTCATGAAATTCTGCAGGATGACAAGAAGTGCGAGATGATTGTGGTGATCGACTGCCACATGACCTCGTCGGCGAAATATGCCGATATTCTGCTGCCGGACTGCACCGCCTCTGAACAGATGGATTTTGCGCTTGATGCCTCCTGCGGGAACATGTCCTATGTGATCTTCACCGATCAGGCCATCAAACCGCGCTTTGAGTGCAAAACCATCTATGAGATGACCTCCCAGCTGGCAAAACGCCTTGGCGTTGAGCAGCAGTTTACCGAGGGGCGTACTCAGGAAGGGTGGATGCGTCATCTGCATGAACTCTCCCGTAAAGCCATCCCTGACCTGCCGGACTTCGATACCTTCCGCAAGCAGGGGATGTATAAACAGCGTGACCCGGAAGGGCACCACGTGGCGTATAAGGCATTCCGTGAAGATCCTCACGCCAACCCGTTGATGACGCCGTCAGGCAAAATCGAAATCTATTCGGAAGCGCTGGCGAAAATCGCCTCCAGCTGGGAGCTTCCGGACGGGGACGTTATCGATCCACTGCCAATCTATACGCCTGGTTTCGAAAACTACAACGATCCGCTGACGGCGAAATTCCCGCTGCAGTTGACCGGTTTCCACTATAAGGCACGCGTACACTCAACCTACGGCAACGTAGACGTACTGAAAGCCGCCTGCCGTCAGGAAATGTGGATCAACCCAATAGATGCGAAAGCGCGCGGTATCAGCAATGGCGATCGCGTACGCATCTTTAACGGTCGTGGAGAGGTACACATTGAAGCCAGGGTTACACCGCGCATGATGCCAGGCGTTGTCGCGCTGGGGGAAGGGGCCTGGTACAACCCGGATGCAAACCGTATCGACCAGGCAGGCAGTATTAACGTACTGACCACGCAGCGCCCATCACCGCTGGCGAAAGGCAACCCGTCCCACACGAACCTTGTTCAGGTTGAAAAGGTGTAA
- a CDS encoding dimethylsulfoxide reductase, chain B codes for MTTQYGFYIDSSRCTGCKTCELACKDYKDLTPDVSFRRIYEYAGGDWQEDNGVWHQNVFAYYLSIACNHCEDPACTKVCPSGAMHKREDGFVVVDEDVCIGCRYCHMACPYGAPQYNAAKGHMTKCDGCYTRVADGKKPVCVESCPLRALDFGPIEELRKKHGQLAAVAPLPSAHFTKPSIVIKPNANSRPTGDTTGYLANPKEV; via the coding sequence ATGACAACCCAGTATGGATTTTATATTGATTCCAGCCGTTGCACCGGGTGCAAAACCTGCGAGCTGGCCTGCAAAGATTACAAAGACTTAACCCCGGACGTCAGCTTCCGTCGTATTTACGAATACGCGGGCGGCGACTGGCAGGAAGACAATGGCGTCTGGCATCAGAATGTCTTTGCTTATTACCTGTCGATTGCCTGCAACCACTGCGAAGATCCGGCGTGTACCAAAGTGTGCCCGAGCGGGGCGATGCATAAGCGTGAGGACGGCTTTGTGGTGGTGGACGAAGATGTCTGCATCGGCTGTCGCTACTGCCATATGGCCTGTCCTTATGGTGCGCCGCAGTACAATGCCGCCAAAGGCCACATGACCAAATGCGACGGTTGCTATACCCGCGTCGCAGACGGCAAAAAGCCCGTCTGCGTGGAGTCCTGTCCGCTGCGTGCGCTGGACTTCGGTCCGATAGAAGAGCTGCGTAAAAAACACGGCCAGCTTGCTGCCGTCGCGCCGCTGCCGTCGGCGCACTTCACGAAGCCGAGCATTGTGATTAAACCTAACGCCAACAGCCGCCCGACGGGTGATACCACCGGCTATCTGGCAAACCCGAAGGAGGTGTGA
- a CDS encoding recombinase RarA has product MGNLSLDFSDNAFQPLAARMRPENLAQYIGQQHLLAAGKPLPRAIEAGHLHSMILWGPPGTGKTTLAEVIARYANADVERISAVTSGVKEIREAIERARQNRNAGRRTILFVDEVHRFNKSQQDAFLPHIEDGTIFFIGATTENPSFELNSALLSRARVYLLKSLTTDDIEKVLTQAMDDKARGYGGQDIVLPDETRRAIAELVNGDARRALNTLEMMADMAEVDDAGKRMLKPELLTEIAGERSARFDNKGDRFYDLISALHKSVRGSAPDAALYWYARIISAGGDPLYVARRCLAIASEDVGNADPRAMQVALSAWDCFTRVGPAEGERAIAQAIVYLACAPKSNAVYTAFKAAMSDARERPDYDVPVHLRNAPTKLMKEMGYGQEYRYAHDEPNAYAAGEEYFPQEMAQTRYYHPTNRGLEGKIGEKLAWLAGQDQNSPIKRYR; this is encoded by the coding sequence GTGGGCAACCTGTCGCTCGATTTTTCAGATAATGCGTTTCAACCTCTGGCCGCCCGTATGCGGCCAGAAAATTTAGCGCAGTACATCGGCCAGCAGCACTTGCTGGCTGCGGGCAAGCCATTGCCGCGTGCCATTGAGGCCGGGCATCTGCACTCGATGATCCTCTGGGGCCCACCCGGAACCGGTAAAACGACACTCGCGGAAGTGATCGCCCGATATGCGAACGCCGATGTGGAACGCATCTCTGCCGTCACTTCTGGCGTGAAGGAGATCCGCGAGGCGATCGAGCGAGCGCGGCAGAACCGTAATGCCGGACGTCGTACCATCCTCTTTGTGGACGAAGTCCACCGCTTCAATAAGAGCCAGCAGGATGCTTTCCTGCCGCATATTGAAGACGGCACAATTTTCTTCATCGGTGCGACCACGGAAAACCCGTCATTTGAACTGAATTCGGCGCTGCTTTCCCGCGCCCGTGTGTACCTGCTTAAATCGCTCACGACTGACGATATCGAAAAGGTTCTGACGCAGGCGATGGACGACAAAGCGCGCGGCTACGGCGGGCAGGATATCGTTCTGCCGGACGAGACGCGCCGGGCAATTGCGGAGCTGGTCAACGGTGATGCGCGGCGGGCACTGAACACGCTGGAAATGATGGCCGATATGGCTGAAGTTGACGATGCTGGTAAGCGAATGCTGAAACCGGAGTTGCTTACTGAAATTGCCGGCGAACGCAGCGCGCGTTTTGATAATAAAGGCGATCGTTTTTACGATCTGATTTCTGCTCTGCATAAGTCCGTGCGCGGCAGTGCGCCGGATGCGGCGCTCTACTGGTACGCGCGCATTATCAGTGCGGGTGGCGATCCTCTGTATGTTGCGCGTCGCTGCCTGGCGATTGCCTCTGAAGATGTCGGCAATGCCGATCCGCGCGCCATGCAGGTGGCACTTTCCGCGTGGGACTGTTTTACCCGCGTCGGGCCAGCGGAAGGTGAGCGCGCCATTGCGCAGGCGATTGTGTATCTGGCTTGTGCACCGAAAAGTAATGCGGTTTACACTGCATTTAAAGCGGCCATGTCTGACGCGCGTGAACGTCCGGACTATGATGTTCCGGTTCATCTGCGTAATGCACCGACCAAACTGATGAAAGAGATGGGTTATGGGCAGGAGTACCGCTACGCCCACGATGAACCCAATGCCTACGCTGCCGGAGAGGAATATTTCCCTCAGGAGATGGCACAAACCCGCTATTATCACCCTACAAACAGAGGTCTTGAAGGCAAGATTGGCGAAAAGCTCGCCTGGCTCGCCGGACAGGATCAAAATAGCCCTATAAAACGCTACCGTTAG
- the serS gene encoding serine--tRNA ligase: MLDPNLLRNEPDAVADKLARRGFKLDVDKLRALEERRKVLQVQTENLQAERNSRSKSIGQAKARGEDIEPLRLEVNKLGEELDQAKAELDVLQAEIRDIALAIPNIPDDSVPVGKDENDNVEVKRWGTPRAFDFDVRDHVTLGEMHSGLDFAAAVKLTGSRFVVMKGQIAHLHRALAQFMLDLHTEQHGYSETYVPYLVNHDTLYGTGQLPKFAGDLFHTRPLDEEADSSNYALIPTAEVPLTNLVRDEIIDEDDLPIKLTAHSPCFRSEAGSYGRDTRGLIRMHQFDKVEMVQIVRPEESMDALEEMTGHAEKVLELLGLPYRRMALCTGDMGFGACKTFDLEVWVPAQNTYREISSCSNVWDFQARRMQARCRNKSDKKTRLVHTLNGSGLAVGRTLVAVLENYQQADGRIEIPEVLRPYMKGQQYIG; this comes from the coding sequence ATGCTCGATCCCAATCTGCTGCGTAATGAGCCAGACGCAGTCGCTGACAAACTGGCACGCCGGGGCTTTAAGCTGGATGTAGATAAGCTGCGCGCTCTTGAAGAGCGTCGTAAAGTTCTGCAGGTACAAACTGAAAATCTGCAGGCAGAGCGTAACTCTCGATCGAAGTCCATCGGCCAGGCGAAAGCGCGCGGGGAAGACATTGAGCCATTACGCCTGGAAGTGAACAAACTGGGTGAAGAGCTGGACCAGGCGAAAGCGGAACTGGACGTTCTTCAGGCAGAAATTCGTGATATTGCTCTGGCGATCCCGAACATTCCTGACGACAGCGTGCCTGTCGGTAAAGACGAAAACGACAACGTTGAAGTGAAACGCTGGGGCACTCCTCGCGCGTTCGACTTCGACGTTCGCGATCACGTGACGCTGGGTGAAATGCACTCAGGACTGGACTTTGCCGCAGCGGTTAAGCTGACGGGGTCTCGCTTTGTGGTGATGAAAGGTCAGATTGCCCACCTGCACCGCGCACTGGCGCAGTTCATGCTGGATCTGCACACTGAACAGCACGGCTACAGCGAAACCTACGTACCGTATCTGGTGAACCACGATACGCTGTACGGTACAGGTCAGTTGCCGAAATTTGCTGGCGATCTGTTCCATACCCGTCCGCTGGACGAGGAAGCTGACAGCAGCAACTATGCGCTGATCCCAACGGCAGAAGTACCGCTGACCAACCTCGTGCGCGATGAGATCATCGACGAAGATGACCTGCCAATCAAACTGACGGCGCACTCTCCGTGCTTCCGTTCAGAAGCCGGCTCTTATGGCCGTGACACCCGTGGTCTGATCCGTATGCACCAGTTCGACAAAGTGGAGATGGTGCAGATCGTGCGTCCTGAAGAGTCTATGGATGCGCTGGAAGAGATGACCGGCCATGCTGAAAAAGTGCTGGAGCTGCTGGGTCTGCCGTACCGCCGTATGGCGCTGTGTACCGGTGACATGGGCTTCGGTGCCTGCAAAACCTTCGACCTGGAAGTCTGGGTTCCTGCGCAGAATACCTACCGTGAAATCTCTTCCTGCTCTAACGTCTGGGATTTCCAGGCGCGTCGCATGCAGGCACGCTGCCGTAACAAGTCTGACAAGAAAACCCGTCTGGTGCATACCCTGAACGGTTCTGGTCTGGCAGTGGGTCGTACGCTGGTCGCGGTGCTGGAAAACTACCAGCAGGCGGATGGTCGTATTGAGATCCCTGAAGTGCTGCGCCCGTACATGAAAGGCCAGCAGTACATCGGTTAA